The Polypterus senegalus isolate Bchr_013 chromosome 5, ASM1683550v1, whole genome shotgun sequence genome includes the window atttatttagtgaatgtactgtagcttATTGTTGAAAATTTCAGAATAAAGTAGGGTGGTGGATCCGTTTCTTTATTTGTACATAAactgtgtctttattttcttcatgGAGATAAAGACAAAACAAGTCTCTCCACTAGCTGCTTATAGGTATACAGCATTTGAAGTTTCCCATTTTACTTGTCTTGCACTTTTATTGTGTGATCGATCCTTTTTATAGTTAAAGGataactttcatatttttccaagtttaaatttgtttcttctcaaacatacattttatgcatTTGCCACGTGAAATGAAGAATTTTCCATAGCGTTGTTTAAATATTTAGTGTGTCCTTATGTTTTTGTAATGGCAATGGAAGCCATGGGACACTGAGCCCCACTGGAAAACTGAATCTTAAAAACTTactaaatacatccatttttaagATAAGAAGGTTATCAAGCATTGATCCCCACATCTTCAGGTTACAAActtattgtaaaatagttttatatatgtcatttttcgaacaaaaaaaaaaaaaacaatattatgagattcagtgattttttttttaaagaccacTTTACGCGCCACCACAGTACTAGTCTTCCTTCGCAATAACCATTATCCAGGTAGCATCAGGAATGTCACAGGAGCCAGCCTTGAATAGGGTGCTGATCCATTTTATTGCCTACTATTGTACATTCGTGCAGAACCAGTTTAGAATCGACAACTGACTGAGCACTTCAAACTATACAAAGGTTTCAGCCTTTTAGGTTTGTTGCATTCATACAATGCAGAAGTAACtgtgactgaaaaacaaaagagaggaaaaaaaaaacttgttgctTAAAATTCTAGGCTGGCTGTGTTTAGTTTAGAGGCTAAGGCATTGGGCTTTAAACCATCAGCTTGATTCATTTCCTGTCTAGAGATCACTGTGGTTAATCCAGCTGTATTCCAGTTGCAAAAATTAATATGCAAACAGTTAAAGTACCATGAATCAGTATAGTGTCATAGGTAAACATCTGTCAAATATGATGGCaataattattatgaataattgatacttAGGGTGGCACAAGGAAATCAAAACGTCCCATACAACTTCCAAAACAGTGCAAACGGAACATgcctctaaaaatatttttttgagaatacagcattaaaataaacatcttCATCTGTGCTAAAACAAGGAAAACAGAATAGTAGGTTAATGTAGTAGAAATTCCTgaatgtacattaaaaaatgcCATGCTGTTACTGTATAATGTACTAGTTAGACTTTGTCACAAGCATCTTGACCATTGTGTTCATTTTGTTACTGTGTGGGAGAGCAGCTCTAGAAaatgttcaggaaaaaaaaaaaaataatcaaacacaCCCCTGGTCTTGAAGGGTGCATCTTTCTATGATAAACTCAAAATTTAACCTATTAAGCCTTGAGTAGAGCGCATTTCATAGAGACTTCATCCTGGTCTTCAGAATTATCATTTGTTAGGTATTTGTAAAGGTAATTCAGTAGAACTTCATTTAATTAGATAATCATTTATACTGGAAATTAATGGGCACTGCTTTCAAgttataattcaaaaaaacaaaaaatggttgTGGTCATAGGGAGTCGAAGCTGAAGACTAAAAATTTGAGGGAAAAGAATGAGGCTTTGTAGCATTTTAGCTATAGGGTAGCCTAATGCGCTTtgtgggctgaatggtctcctcattTGTCTCATTTCTTTGGTAAAGATATCTTTACTACAGAGAGACAAAGAACAGGAAATGCGTACATGTACTTAAAGAAATGTACCAATGCACACACCCAGAAAACTgttagcattttacatttttttgtgttctaCTTCAATATCTATAAATCTATCCATCTGTTTTTCTAGCCCACATGTCAAGGGCTGGGTTGTGAGTAGCTGGAACCTGTCTCAGTAAATATTGGACACAAAGCTGGAACAACAGCTGGACAGTGTGAGAGTCCATCATAGGGAAAACACACTAGGGTGCAAATTTGCAGTGCCGAATCGCCTtgcttgcatgtctttggacttggaggaaacctgagcacctggAGGAATCCCATGCGGACAtggtgagaatgtgcaaactcccgTATAGTTGTTCAGTTTTAACTATGTACTTGTGGAATCAGTGTTTCTTTGTGCTCTTTTGCTCTGTTCATGTGAAGTCTGTCAGAAATGTCACGTGTGTGAATAACAAtatgtagaatcaccaatcaaaGCAGTGCAACCCAGAAGTTGACCTATCGCATCAGTCGATAATATTTCAAGAAATGGTATGTTCTGTAGTTGAATTGTATTTGGAGCAATTCAATAAACCCTTGggagttgttttaatttttattcattgaTGCTTATTACCTAGTAACAAATCAGCAGCAGCTTCATTTGTCTTCTAAAAATCTAAATGGAAATGTACCTCTTGGGGTGAAACAGTGAAAATTCATGAGTAGAACCTCCAAAAAATCTCATAGCATTGACTTCTGATTATATGCTTATTTGTGTAAGTTAGTATTGGATATAGGGGACCTATGTGTTTATGCTGTATGTATTAATAACATTGTCATTCCAGGATCATAAAGATCCATTCCTTTAGTCTTGTTATACTGATTCATAAGAGACAGTAATAGAAATGAACTGACGAGGCGGTACACAGTCCAAATAGGTTGATGTCAAAGCACAGAGTCAGAGCAGCCTTTGAAGCCAAATCATATACAAAAATCAAAGGAAAGAAACGAGCAAGAATTCAAAAATCGggaaatcaaatgaaaaatattttcaagttGCTAACAAGGGTTCCATGAAACACAAATAGCTCGGAAACACTTGGATCAACCAAAATACCAGTGAACTGATGACATCTGTGGTGTTGATGACCCTGAGGAATTCTGGTAATCTTGCCTGGGAGATGACGGATCCAAAACTGTGTAAATTTGTGGTGCCtgaactaaaatacaaaaaccaCATCCTGGTAACATAACACTCGTAGAAAAGCCTTAAAAAATTCAGACCTCAAAATTAAAACCCTTGAGGTCAACAACCCTAAAAGAGATGTTTAGGATGTAAGAGTTCAAGCAGGAATAATGAACATAACAAATCATATCATACTTGGAATGTACTATTCCTGTTTTTAACATGTTTTGAAAGACATGCACTAAGATGTAAAATTTAATATGGTGCGTTGTTTTAAAAGTGAAGTACATGTGAGGCTTATTGTGACCTTTAGTAAACTTCCCATGTGATGCAGTAAAGCCTACTGAAATGATTAGAAGTATGATTCTTACATTTGTGCAACATAATCGGCTTTGAGCTTCCCTAAAGCCTGTGTTGCCCCCGATCTACAGATATGTATggtattaatctcagtatttaaaaaatattcacaaagcTTATTGCtgttttatggatttaatcaCTTGACACCAGTTTTTTTATAGAATATCAAATTGCTCtcattttgttcattatttaagtattttatatagtatttttCTATATggatttacatcttgcctgaagaaggggacctgatttgcctcgaaagcttgcatgttgtaatctttttagttagccaataaaaggtgtcattttgcttgacttttcactatatgGATTTAGCATAATTAGTTTGGTTTTTAGATAACTTTTTTGTGTATGGAATTAATAACATTTGTTCATGTTACTGTAGTAATTTGTACTGTATGTCACAGACAATATTGTTATTACAGATACATAAGATGTTATTTAAATGGATACACATAGTTTATAAAAGTAAAGCACTTAAAGTGTTGATGGTATAAAAGTATTTCAGAATGAAGTTCCGTGGGTTTTTTGtagatgtatttttataaatagttTGTTGCCGTGAAGGTAACCCAGTTGTCAGATTCATAAAGTCAAGTGTATGAGAGTGACCTGAATTTCTCATTCATTAGGCTTTTTCTGTCTTCCTCTTCCCATGCTtttctgctacaatatatattccacctttcctttttttccctttgttttgaTCTGAAAAACAGTCCTGAGTTTATAGAGAATCACTGTGCCATCAGATACAAGGACCTCCACTAATATTGGCACTCtcagtaaataaaagaaaaatgggcagtgggaaaaaaatgtatttatcatcTTGATCCTTAACAAAAACTAACCTCTAATTTAAAGTAAAATCattgaaagaaaaatacattctaattaaaaaaaacattttttcaaacacATGATACACTAATTTAAAAGGGTTGTCATAGTAATGTACCATTTGTAAAATGTTATGTAGCAAGCATATCCCTATTGTGTACTTCTGTATATAATAGGGGTGTAATTGACTCTCTGTTCATTTACTAGTCTCTTAGTCAAAATAAACCTAAGGCAAGCAGGACAAACATCTTGGAAAAGAACCTCCAGGTGTACTCCTGATGATAGCAGACATTAGGAGTGTGCTTGTACAAGAAAACATGAGGATTTTGTGCCTTTAATTTGCTATGTCTACATACACTGGACTTGATTCATGCAATTGTGTTCTGAAGCATAAAGCTATTAGAAGAAATGGATGGAAAACTACAGGCAGGATAATAGTGAGACTGGGCTTTCTTTCTTGATAAAACACAAAAGTGCCAAACAATGGCCAATTTCTTAGTGATTGCACTtggtacacatttttttttaatcacaaatcTGCCAAAATTTAGCCAATTTGAACTGATTCATTGCTTGCAGTATAAGAACAAGAATCTACTTCCCACATTGATTGGCAAATATCCGTGTTGTACTGCTTTCACATTATAGGAGCAGTGATTACATACAAGAAGAATGTTGCTGCACAAGTGCCAGCAGTAATGACCATCTGTTTGTCATGCAAGAGAGTACAGAAACTGAAGGTAGTACAGTACATCTGCAGATCTTAGTTTCTAGTCAGATAAACAAGCAAACTAAATAAAGCATCTCACAACAGCAAATAGCCAATGATTTATGACATGTGTTAGAACATCTTACAGTAAGTACCTATTTTCCCACTTTATTCCtcagattgttttttcttttttaatatgcaTTTTCTAATTACTTGTCTGTCCATGCAACATCTGAGTTTTCAGAACATCTGTGGTAGCAaatggctactgttgatgtagagtTATGTCAAAGCAATTAATAAGAATACCAGCAAGGTAATAGACAAGAATTAACTGGTCGGCTGAACCTACTGTAGCTTGTTAGTCTCTGTTCACCTGACTCTTTCGAGAAACTGTCAAACTGAGATTTGGATGTTCCTAGAATACCACTGTTGACTACACTGCTTGGTAACTTTTCCTTGTGTGCTTAATGAAaagctaattttaaaattacaactaGCATCTACCATACTAATTTTACTATTCAGAATATTACTACTTTCATGAGACCGCATCCAAATCTTTGATTGTTTAAATTGAAAAGATTAAACAGTTTTGGTCTTTTCTCATACTTGATATTCTATATACATGGTGACACAGctaaacgggaacttttgaaaaacccaataaaaatagattttattaacaattgaaccactacaacttgccttttaagagacagtaatccaaattatcaatgtctgaaaatgacgtcctgtagatggcgtcctcctgtacgtatgcattcttccaatctgctgttgaggttcccaattgatcgctgcaacatctcagctgggataccacgaatttcatcttgaattctttgtttcaattcattcagtgtccttggccgagtcgtgtagacctgactcttaaggtagcgccacaagaaaaaatcacaaacggacaaatccggtgatcttgagggccagggaatgtcaccgaatcttgagatgacacggttaccgaacaattctcgcacagctgccattgattgccttgcaattgattactaaattactaaatggcgagattgtttacagctcaaggtccctgttccgcagtgcttccaactgtacatggctgccactacgcactTCAGAtgttcctgtttttctgtgtcataCTCTATATTGCGCAGGGTGCCCATTCAGGTAAATGTAATAACTGCAATCGGGTCTATGCTCAGTCTTGTCTGACCTATATCTATTTTCTTTCACGAGGTGGATTATTTAACAGAGGTggattttcttaattattgaccagatttttttgctgctaaatggcttcttttcccttcattttaattatattatttttttcaagtttCAGCCCTATAAATTGCTTAAATTTTTCCGTAAATGGTacccaaataaaaatgaaatttgaaaCAAACCTTCAGATGACAAGCTAAGTTGATGCTTCAAAATCCAACCAATTTAATTCTAACCACTTTTTAATTAGAAGGCAATTGTTAAATAAACttcttatttaattccatggcttgttgatgTTCTCACTCTACTATGGCAGACAtctccaaaactgttgatttttctttttatctagaATGCCATCAAAATATTATCTAGGCCTGAGTGGATGAATATTAATAAGActttcacctttattttcagatactgtatggcAGACACAGGTTGGCTGGCTATgtgttggcttgttttgtatcttATTGTTGGGTCACTAATTTAAAgaggggaaaataaaaaacagttaagaGGGtcgagtcttaaatagcaaatcagttaaaatgaaggcaaatgaAGTTTATTATCAGCAAAATCTGGttgttaattaagaaaagggttagaatgaaaacctgaggcCATAGTAGCACTCTAGGGTCAGGGTTTAAgacccatttttaaattttaattatcttttagCCCTGGTTTGCCCTGAACTTCCTGTGACCGTTCCCTAATTTAAGCAGTCCTCAACTAATCTAAGCAAGGATACATATTTGATCACCCTTAATGTCCTAATTTTATATACCTAGTTTCAGGTCACATAatctttttataaaacatttagcaAGATCGTAGTACCAAATTGTAAGAATACATTCTTAGTAAATTCAGGATAAATCATATTTAAATCATTGTTTTCAGTAGTATTTTTTGACATTTGAGACAATCCTGTATCCTGGTAAGGATTGAATTGAGCTAGATAGTTACATTTTCACCCTTTAATTGAACATAAGGAAGTCAGTCACCTTGCAAAATGATTTAGTTTCAGGGTTCAGAGGATTGGATGCCTTACCTAAAAAAAGTGTCAGTTGGGGTGTGTTGGAATTTATTGATTAAatctaataaaaatgttttctttgaattcaaaataaaaaaaaatatatatatatacagtatttttatttgaaatacatcaccCTTATGCTGCAGTTTGTGTACTTTGAAAGAAACGGTCTGTTGGATAAACCACCCCAGTGGTTTTTGTTGCACCTTTGAAACATGATGCTAGCTGTTAAGCCCCCATACGCAATCCCAAGCTCGTCCATTTAGAAGTCACCCAAGAGAAgctgacatttgttttttttccttggccGATCAGAAGACACACATTTTGAAACCTGCTTCAGTTTCGTAACTCTTGTTTTTCTGGGAGCGGGTGTATTTCCACATTATGGGTTTGATTTAAATAATTACATGTCTTACTAATAttctgtttttcatatttgatgaTGATTTAATTTTGGAACTGAAATTCTactaattttattatttctgtttaacTTCTTAATGTTAAACTTATTAATACAGCCGCTTTCTTTGATAGCCTTTTTACTAGTCAACAATTATTTGTAGCAAGTAAGTGGTTTGCCACAACCAAACCAGTCTCTCCATTGATGACTTTCAGACTTTACAGAAATGTAAGCATACCCCTCAAATGTTTGTTCTCATAACTGacgcatgtttttctttttctttgttttagtgACGGCTATGTCATCATTTTCATGAAGTAATTTAGAGTCCATGAACAGCCACCGTGGAGAATATTTCAGCAAGCTGCCTAGGAGAAGAGGATAGCCTTTTCCCTAATTTGGTTGGGACAATCAGGATGAAGAAAATTAGCCTTAAGACGTTGCGTAAATCCTTCAACCTCAGTAAAGGCAAAGATGAAGGAGAGTTTGTAGTGGTGCAACAGCCAGCATTGGCAGGCGATTTTGGGAAGGAAGACTCCATTTTTGGGGGCTGCTATGGAAAGGATCTGGCAAGCTGTGATTTTAATAGTGAAGACGAGAAGGGACATAAGAATCGGTCAAAAAGTGAAAGCCTCATGGGCACCCTAAAAAGGCGTCTATCTGCCAAACAGAAGACTAAAAGTAAAGGAAGCTCACCGTCAGTTAGCTCAGTAGATGACGACACGTTTTCCTCCTCCTCTGCCCCTATTAGCTTTAATGATGTGAAAGCCCAGAGGCCTTTAAGGTCTACTTCCTTACGTAGCCACCATTATAGCCCTACTCCTTGGCCACTTAGGCCAGCCAACTCGGAAGAAACCTGTATTAAAATGGAAGTCAAAGTTAAAGCCTTGGTTCATTCATCCAGCCCCAGTCCAGCACTAAACGGTGTCCATAAGGAATTTCACGATCTCCCAGTGGATAGTTTGTTTCAGGAACAAAGTAGTTCTTTAAAAAGTACAGAGTCACAGAATGGTGACTTGCATTTAAATATTGATGAGCATGTGCCTGTAGTTATTGGACTTACACCTCAGGACTATATTCAGTACACCATGCCTTTAGATGAGGGAATGTATCCTGTTGATGGATCACGTCCATATTGCCTAGATGGCTCCTCTCCAATGGAAGTGATGTCTGTTTCAACACCAATAGGCGGGAGCGCTCTCCTTGTGGATGAGGTTCAGGAATCACAGGATCTGGATGTGACACCAGATATCTTTATGGAACCTACAGTGAATGGACTTTTGATTGGCACTACAGGGGTGATGCTTCAGAACTCCAGGATTGATGCACCTCCCCTCTCCCCTCTTCTACCTCCTGTCCCAAGCATTCAAATCCAAAGGAACTTTCCAGTGCTTACTGGTGCCGATGCCCATGTTGCTGAGAGGATGCGCCACCATTTGAACTTTGACCCTAACTCAGCCCCTGGAGTTGGGAGAGTTTATGATTCGGTACAGAGTAGTGGACCAATGGTGGTGACAAGCCTGACAGAAGAGCTAAAGAAGCTTGCCAAACAGGGTTGGTACTGGGGCCCCATAACACGCTGGGAAGCAGAAGAGAAGTTGGCCAACCTCCCTGATGGTTCCTTCTTAGTACGTGATAGTTCAGATGACCGTTATCTCTTAAGTCTGAGCTTTCGCTCACAGGCCAAGACTCTCCATACAAGGATAGAGCATTCTAATGGCAGGTTCAGCTTCTATGAACAGCCCGATGTGGAAGGCCACATTTCTATAGTAGACCTCATTGAACATTCTATCAAAGACTCTGAAAATGGAGCTTTTTGCTATTCTAGGTCCCGTTTGCCTGGGTCAGCGACTTATCCTGTCAGGCTAACAAACCCAGTTTCTCGGTTTATGCAGGTGCGCTCGCTGCAGTACTTGTGCCGGTTTGTCATTCGCCAATATACCAGAATAGATCTGATTCAGAAACTGCCTTTgccaaacaaaatgaaagattaCCTGCAGGAAAAGCACTActgattttatattaaaaaaaaaataatgcttacGGGACCTTTTTGCAACTTGCACTTTGGGAAcagtaataaattgaaatatgGTTTACAAACATCCatggttttgaaaatgtctgcctcCACAGCATTGGTGTTATTTCTCTTCATCAATCATTACCAGAAAAATAACAATTTGTTACTATCAATATCGCCATTTTGGCCTTCCCTTAGCGATTTTGATTAATTGCTGCTGCAATGttcacagtatttttaatttttatgttgatGTCTTTCATCTCTCCTTTTGTACAAATCATTTTCAGACCAGCGTATGTAAACCTTaccaatataaacaaaataaaatcagtgtCTTATGACTACAGAGGATAAGTGTTAGTTAAGGAAAAGTGTATAGTACTTTTCTGTGAGTTCCagaaggttagtttttttttgttgttgtttttttaaggaGGGTAATGCACTACCACATTTTCACCAGCCTCATTTCTTATTATCTGAGCCCTTGTATGGTGTCATTACCAAAAGGGGGTGAAGGCAATAAGCTGTTAAGCAcagaagtaaataattaaaaaatatattggtaTTTTGATATTTTCCTTTCTGTGCTGTATTTTTGTAGAATActaagattattttttaaaacagtcaTTAATTTTATTAAGCAGTCTGTTTCAAATTTTGTCTTTGACAAGCAAAAAGGTGCTTGTCCCCAAAGATAGCCCAAGTCATGAAAGTTAAAAAACCACAAAACAAAGTGTAATTTgtacatgttaatgtttgtggaaGTAGAACTGATGGAAAAGCACAGAAAAATAGTTGGGTTTGGAGCATCCTGTCAAAATGAGTTTTTGCAGACTAGTaagttgtttgcttttttttgtgtgttttccatAATTAGCCAtaattgtttatatataaaaaaaaaaaaaagcgtggaCAACTAGATGTACACAGATAGGATTTTCTATGGCTGGTTCAGATCACCCAGTGATTGGCTAATCTGAATCCACTTCCTAATTACGACTCAAATTGGGAGTCATTTGCTAATTCCATGTGCATTTTTAAAGTGAGCTGGTAAGTATTTCAGACATGTTTTCAATAGTGAAATTTgctattttaatgtttaaaatagattttaaatgaCATTAGAACTCAATAATTATTGAATAGGAGATgggaatttagtttttttctttgacaGATAATGTTGCTGTGGCAAACATCGTTTTTCTTTGGCAGTTACTGGCTGAGATCCAGGCATCCGTTTGATCAATTaagttttgtttcttcatttatcCACTACAGTTGTCTTTTTGACTTTCATTATTAGAATGCCTGGAGCCCTCAATGTATATTGGTCATCCTGTATCACTTTTCTAATAAGTAGGaaacaatgaaatgaataaatgaaccTTGACTAAAGGTCTTACT containing:
- the LOC120530148 gene encoding suppressor of cytokine signaling 6 encodes the protein MKKISLKTLRKSFNLSKGKDEGEFVVVQQPALAGDFGKEDSIFGGCYGKDLASCDFNSEDEKGHKNRSKSESLMGTLKRRLSAKQKTKSKGSSPSVSSVDDDTFSSSSAPISFNDVKAQRPLRSTSLRSHHYSPTPWPLRPANSEETCIKMEVKVKALVHSSSPSPALNGVHKEFHDLPVDSLFQEQSSSLKSTESQNGDLHLNIDEHVPVVIGLTPQDYIQYTMPLDEGMYPVDGSRPYCLDGSSPMEVMSVSTPIGGSALLVDEVQESQDLDVTPDIFMEPTVNGLLIGTTGVMLQNSRIDAPPLSPLLPPVPSIQIQRNFPVLTGADAHVAERMRHHLNFDPNSAPGVGRVYDSVQSSGPMVVTSLTEELKKLAKQGWYWGPITRWEAEEKLANLPDGSFLVRDSSDDRYLLSLSFRSQAKTLHTRIEHSNGRFSFYEQPDVEGHISIVDLIEHSIKDSENGAFCYSRSRLPGSATYPVRLTNPVSRFMQVRSLQYLCRFVIRQYTRIDLIQKLPLPNKMKDYLQEKHY